A single Sander vitreus isolate 19-12246 unplaced genomic scaffold, sanVit1 ctg315_0, whole genome shotgun sequence DNA region contains:
- the LOC144513680 gene encoding uncharacterized protein LOC144513680 isoform X2 has protein sequence MEEEQQKPEQRSNKVPRRAAAGSTSDSSGVQKRRGRGRLAHHSCQHCGISFTTSGNLKIHQRVHTGEKRYSCQHCGKSFTTSGSLKIHQRVHTGERPYSCEQCGAAFRLLGALKGHQLIHTGEKPFSCEQCGKTFSQSGNLKVHQRIHTGEKPFSCEQCGAAFTTSSILKVHQLIHTGEKPYSCKQCGKTFSVSGTLKRHELHQLIHTGHKPYSCDQCGKTFSHVGCLKSHQRIHTGEKPYSCEQCGAAFACLKSLKCHRHVHTREKPFWCEQCGKTFSRRIVLKRHQLIHTGEKPYSCEQCGAGFTQLSNLMVHRRVHTGEKPFWCEQCGKTFSQSGQLKKHQLIHSGEKPYSCEQCGAGFTQLSNLKVHRRVHTGEKPFWCEQCGKTFSQSPHLKRHQLIHTASS, from the exons aAACGGAGAGGAAGAGGCAGACTCGCACATCACAGCTGTCAGCACTGTGGCATCTCCTTCACAACATCTGGAAATTTAAAGATTCATCAGAgagttcacactggagagaaacgATACAGCTGTCAGCACTGTGGCAAGTCCTTCACAACATCTGGAAGTTTAAAGATTCATCAGAgagttcacactggagagagaccatacagctgtgaacaatgtggggcagctttcagaCTGTTAGGTGCACTCAAAGGTCATCAACTCATTCACACCGGAGAGAAGCCGTTCTcatgtgaacaatgtgggaaaactttTTCTCAGAGTGGTAACCTTAAAGTCCaccaacgcattcacactggagagaaaccgttcagctgtgaacaatgtggggcagctttcacaacGTCAAGTATTCTTAAAGTCCATCAactcattcacactggagagaagccgtacagctgtaaacaatgtgggaaaactttTTCTGTGAGTGGTACCCTTAAAAGACACGAAC TCCACCAACTCATTCACACTGGACATAAACCGTACAGCTGTGACCAATGTGGAAAAACTTTTTCTCACGTTGGTTGCCTTAAATCTCaccaacgcattcacactggagagaagccgtacagctgtgaacaatgtggggcagctttcgcATGTTTAAAAAGCTTAAAATGCCACCGACATGTTCACACTAGAGAGAAGCCGTTCTGGTGTGAACAGTGTGGGAAAACGTTTTCTCGGAGAATTGTCCTTAAAAGACACCAactcattcacactggagagaaaccgTACAGCTGTGAACAATGCGGGGCAGGTTTCACACAGTTATCTAACCTAATGGTCCACCGacgtgttcacactggagagaagccgttctGGTGTGAGCAATGTGGGAAAACATTTTCTCAGAGTGGTCAACTTAAAAAACACCAGCTCATTCACTCTGGAGAGAAACCGTAcagctgtgaacaatgtggggCAGGTTTCACACAGTTATCTAACCTAAAGGTCCACCGacgtgttcacactggagagaagccgttctggtgtgaacaatgtgggaaaaccTTTTCTCAGAGTCCTCACCTTAAAAGACACCAACTCATTCACACTGCCTCCtcttga
- the LOC144513680 gene encoding uncharacterized protein LOC144513680 isoform X1, whose amino-acid sequence MEEEQQKPEQRSNKVPRRAAAGSTSDSSGVQKRRGRGRLAHHSCQHCGISFTTSGNLKIHQRVHTGEKRYSCQHCGKSFTTSGSLKIHQRVHTGERPYSCEQCGAAFRLLGALKGHQLIHTGEKPFSCEQCGKTFSQSGNLKVHQRIHTGEKPFSCEQCGAAFTTSSILKVHQLIHTGEKPYSCKQCGKTFSVSGTLKRHERIHTGEKPHSCEQCGAAFTTLCYLKVHQLIHTGHKPYSCDQCGKTFSHVGCLKSHQRIHTGEKPYSCEQCGAAFACLKSLKCHRHVHTREKPFWCEQCGKTFSRRIVLKRHQLIHTGEKPYSCEQCGAGFTQLSNLMVHRRVHTGEKPFWCEQCGKTFSQSGQLKKHQLIHSGEKPYSCEQCGAGFTQLSNLKVHRRVHTGEKPFWCEQCGKTFSQSPHLKRHQLIHTASS is encoded by the coding sequence aAACGGAGAGGAAGAGGCAGACTCGCACATCACAGCTGTCAGCACTGTGGCATCTCCTTCACAACATCTGGAAATTTAAAGATTCATCAGAgagttcacactggagagaaacgATACAGCTGTCAGCACTGTGGCAAGTCCTTCACAACATCTGGAAGTTTAAAGATTCATCAGAgagttcacactggagagagaccatacagctgtgaacaatgtggggcagctttcagaCTGTTAGGTGCACTCAAAGGTCATCAACTCATTCACACCGGAGAGAAGCCGTTCTcatgtgaacaatgtgggaaaactttTTCTCAGAGTGGTAACCTTAAAGTCCaccaacgcattcacactggagagaaaccgttcagctgtgaacaatgtggggcagctttcacaacGTCAAGTATTCTTAAAGTCCATCAactcattcacactggagagaagccgtacagctgtaaacaatgtgggaaaactttTTCTGTGAGTGGTACCCTTAAAAGACACGAACgtattcacactggagagaaaccgCACAGCTGTGAACAATGCGGAGCAGCTTTCACAACGTTGTGTTATCTTAAAGTCCACCAACTCATTCACACTGGACATAAACCGTACAGCTGTGACCAATGTGGAAAAACTTTTTCTCACGTTGGTTGCCTTAAATCTCaccaacgcattcacactggagagaagccgtacagctgtgaacaatgtggggcagctttcgcATGTTTAAAAAGCTTAAAATGCCACCGACATGTTCACACTAGAGAGAAGCCGTTCTGGTGTGAACAGTGTGGGAAAACGTTTTCTCGGAGAATTGTCCTTAAAAGACACCAactcattcacactggagagaaaccgTACAGCTGTGAACAATGCGGGGCAGGTTTCACACAGTTATCTAACCTAATGGTCCACCGacgtgttcacactggagagaagccgttctGGTGTGAGCAATGTGGGAAAACATTTTCTCAGAGTGGTCAACTTAAAAAACACCAGCTCATTCACTCTGGAGAGAAACCGTAcagctgtgaacaatgtggggCAGGTTTCACACAGTTATCTAACCTAAAGGTCCACCGacgtgttcacactggagagaagccgttctggtgtgaacaatgtgggaaaaccTTTTCTCAGAGTCCTCACCTTAAAAGACACCAACTCATTCACACTGCCTCCtcttga